Proteins encoded by one window of Flagellimonas lutaonensis:
- a CDS encoding ABC transporter ATP-binding protein: MNYSMNENGDIAETQNVPFSETNETFEARKVVIHIKNLQKSFGDNHVLNGFNLKLQEGENLVVMGKSGSGKSVMIKCLVGLMQPDSGYIEVMGKEVNTLDQTQLDALRADIGFLFQGSALYDSMTVRENLEFPMRRHKEKLGDVTDTEPLVLEALENVGLAHTMNLMPEELSGGMKRRVALARTLILKPKVILYDEPTSGLDPITAKEIIELMRSIQKKYNTSSLIITHDVDCARVISERMVLLVDGINYAEGTFAELSASTDPKVEAFFKK; this comes from the coding sequence ATGAACTATAGCATGAACGAAAACGGTGACATAGCGGAAACCCAAAATGTTCCTTTCAGTGAAACCAATGAAACATTTGAGGCAAGAAAAGTGGTCATCCACATCAAGAATCTTCAGAAAAGTTTCGGCGATAACCACGTACTCAACGGTTTCAACCTTAAACTACAAGAGGGTGAGAATCTAGTGGTCATGGGAAAATCGGGTTCCGGTAAATCGGTCATGATAAAATGTCTGGTGGGATTGATGCAACCGGATAGCGGCTACATAGAAGTAATGGGAAAGGAGGTGAACACTTTGGACCAAACACAGTTGGATGCCCTCAGGGCCGACATCGGGTTTCTATTTCAGGGCAGTGCCCTGTACGACTCCATGACCGTACGCGAAAATTTGGAATTCCCCATGCGCCGGCACAAAGAAAAACTGGGCGATGTCACCGATACCGAACCTTTGGTCTTGGAAGCTCTCGAAAATGTGGGTCTGGCCCATACGATGAATCTTATGCCCGAAGAACTTTCGGGCGGCATGAAACGGCGGGTGGCACTGGCCCGTACGCTCATACTAAAGCCCAAAGTGATTCTATACGACGAGCCCACCAGCGGGTTAGATCCCATTACTGCCAAGGAAATCATTGAACTCATGCGAAGCATCCAAAAGAAATACAACACCTCATCGCTTATCATTACGCACGATGTGGATTGTGCACGGGTGATATCGGAACGGATGGTACTGCTGGTCGATGGCATCAATTATGCCGAAGGCACTTTTGCCGAACTATCAGCATCCACAGATCCGAAAGTGGAAGCATTTTTTAAAAAGTAA
- a CDS encoding MlaE family ABC transporter permease produces MATWQKTVNSRASSLLTGIKNFFVETGELSYFAARFFKEAFKPPFEFKELLRQCYHVGNRSLVLVGVTGFIIGLVLTLQSRPTLIEFGAVSWMPNMVGISIVREIGPVITALICAGRIASGIGAELGSMRVTEQIDAMEVSGTNPFKYLVVTRIMATTLMLPLLVVFGDVIALYGSALVENLKGDVSFQLYFNTVFDALGFGDLVPATVKSFFFGFVIGLVGCYKGYYSKKGTAGVGIAANTAVVTASLLLFVVDFIAVFVSDIFYEL; encoded by the coding sequence ATGGCTACATGGCAAAAAACGGTCAACAGCAGGGCCAGTTCCCTACTCACAGGCATAAAAAACTTTTTTGTAGAGACGGGGGAGCTCTCTTATTTTGCCGCCCGTTTCTTTAAGGAGGCCTTTAAGCCCCCGTTCGAGTTCAAAGAACTGCTTCGGCAATGCTATCATGTGGGCAACCGCTCATTGGTATTGGTAGGGGTCACGGGTTTCATCATCGGGCTGGTGCTCACCCTGCAATCGCGGCCCACGCTCATCGAGTTTGGAGCTGTTTCATGGATGCCCAACATGGTCGGCATCTCAATCGTGCGAGAGATAGGCCCGGTGATCACCGCATTGATATGTGCGGGGCGAATCGCTTCGGGCATTGGGGCGGAACTGGGCTCTATGCGGGTAACGGAACAAATCGATGCCATGGAGGTTTCCGGCACCAACCCCTTTAAATATTTGGTCGTGACACGCATTATGGCCACCACACTGATGTTGCCCCTTTTGGTGGTCTTTGGTGATGTGATTGCACTTTACGGTTCAGCCTTGGTCGAAAACCTGAAAGGTGATGTATCGTTTCAGCTGTATTTCAACACGGTTTTCGATGCCTTGGGCTTCGGCGATCTGGTACCTGCTACCGTAAAATCGTTCTTTTTTGGTTTTGTCATTGGCCTAGTGGGTTGCTACAAAGGATATTACAGCAAAAAGGGCACCGCGGGGGTGGGCATCGCCGCCAACACAGCGGTGGTGACGGCCTCATTGTTGTTGTTCGTGGTCGATTTCATCGCCGTATTCGTGTCTGATATTTTTTATGAACTATAG
- a CDS encoding L,D-transpeptidase — protein MMRLQRMVLTMALFSILGSCKVKNQAVIGETIFARIEPEQGLDVEASADTVKIGPTYIVLDKDVTIGHYFDHLDSLVTRYDSLVPYPLSEHLLVHANPWVMDTLANTDYYRLMAKDSFVYDQRTLRVLQEGDSLLLPDPLAGEQIHSALNQLVIDINIPEYKLRLFQDSVLLYTFPIRVGQNRKRYLKMGDRITDLRTITGEGHIVRHAKNPDFYNPVTCKRFYLTKRDDGKTTLMPQIPWIETEINGVRNGQMIHPTTNPETLGKAYSNGCIGTREADAWIIYYHAPIGTSVRIRYDLKVKDSLGNEKILKDIY, from the coding sequence ATGATGCGATTACAGAGGATGGTGCTTACAATGGCACTCTTTTCCATACTGGGATCTTGTAAAGTGAAGAATCAGGCGGTGATCGGGGAGACCATTTTTGCCCGCATTGAACCTGAACAAGGCCTTGATGTCGAGGCATCGGCAGATACTGTGAAAATTGGTCCAACATATATTGTTTTGGATAAGGATGTCACGATAGGCCATTATTTTGACCATCTAGATTCGTTGGTGACAAGATATGATTCATTGGTGCCCTATCCCTTGTCCGAACACTTACTGGTACATGCCAATCCATGGGTGATGGACACTCTGGCAAACACAGACTACTATCGTTTGATGGCCAAAGATAGCTTTGTGTACGACCAGCGAACATTACGTGTATTGCAAGAAGGTGATTCACTTTTGCTTCCCGACCCACTTGCGGGAGAACAGATTCATAGTGCCCTAAATCAATTGGTGATAGACATCAACATTCCTGAATATAAGCTGCGGCTTTTTCAGGATAGTGTGTTGTTATATACCTTTCCCATAAGGGTTGGGCAAAACAGAAAACGGTATCTGAAAATGGGTGATCGCATCACCGATTTGAGAACGATCACAGGTGAGGGCCATATCGTCAGACATGCAAAGAACCCTGATTTTTACAATCCCGTTACCTGCAAAAGATTCTACCTGACCAAGAGGGATGACGGCAAAACTACACTGATGCCACAGATACCTTGGATTGAGACCGAAATCAACGGGGTGCGCAACGGGCAGATGATACACCCAACGACAAACCCTGAAACCTTGGGCAAGGCCTATTCCAACGGCTGTATAGGTACTCGCGAAGCAGATGCTTGGATTATTTATTACCATGCCCCCATTGGAACATCTGTACGAATACGGTATGATTTGAAAGTAAAAGACTCACTAGGAAACGAAAAGATATTGAAAGATATCTATTGA
- a CDS encoding superoxide dismutase, with translation MDTTEISATTFELPKIPYGYDAFPDTIDARTMEIHHTKHHQGYTDKLNAALKEENISGKIIGEILGMDELPTSIRNNGGGYYNHSLFWDILTPGGSMSNAFKAKINEDFGSEEAFMNELSDAALNRFGSGWAWVIQDENRKLHIFSTPNQDNPLMKVSEMQGTPILGIDVWEHAYYLKYQNKRGEYIKNILKIINWEKVEGKMI, from the coding sequence ATGGATACAACAGAAATTTCAGCAACGACTTTTGAATTGCCTAAAATACCTTACGGGTATGATGCGTTTCCAGATACCATTGATGCCAGAACCATGGAAATACACCATACCAAACACCACCAAGGCTACACGGACAAATTGAATGCGGCTCTTAAAGAGGAAAATATTTCGGGAAAGATCATCGGGGAAATATTGGGGATGGACGAGCTACCGACATCCATAAGAAACAATGGCGGGGGATATTACAACCACTCCCTATTTTGGGATATTTTGACACCTGGGGGCTCGATGAGCAATGCTTTTAAAGCAAAGATTAATGAAGATTTTGGTTCAGAGGAAGCTTTTATGAACGAATTGTCCGATGCTGCCTTAAATCGTTTTGGCTCGGGCTGGGCATGGGTCATTCAAGACGAAAATAGAAAACTACATATTTTTTCAACACCCAATCAGGATAATCCATTGATGAAAGTCTCGGAAATGCAGGGTACCCCAATTTTGGGTATCGATGTTTGGGAGCATGCCTATTATCTTAAATATCAAAACAAAAGAGGGGAGTACATTAAGAATATTTTGAAAATTATCAATTGGGAAAAAGTGGAGGGGAAGATGATTTAG
- the istB gene encoding IS21-like element helper ATPase IstB translates to MNEQTLEQMKQLRLHGMIRAFNTSLSSQSIDYTNDELVAYLMQSEWDDRQNRRIERLTRAARFRYSAVMEAIDYAPERNIDKNQVQRFASCGFIDKKENILITGSTGVGKSYMASAIGHQACSTGRKVMYFNTAKLFTMLKASKADGSYLKQVNKLEKQDLLILDDFGLKPLDNINRHSFMEIIEDRHGKRSTIIASQLPVEAWHEIIGEKTIADAILDRLVHTAHRIDIKGESMRKKLRNNH, encoded by the coding sequence ATGAACGAACAGACATTGGAACAGATGAAACAATTAAGGCTCCACGGAATGATAAGGGCCTTCAACACCAGTCTCTCGTCGCAGAGCATCGATTACACCAACGATGAACTGGTGGCATACCTTATGCAGTCGGAATGGGACGATAGGCAGAACCGCAGGATAGAACGCCTGACCAGGGCCGCAAGGTTCAGGTACAGTGCCGTTATGGAGGCCATCGACTACGCCCCCGAAAGGAACATCGACAAGAACCAGGTGCAACGTTTTGCGTCCTGCGGATTTATCGATAAGAAGGAGAACATCCTTATTACGGGAAGCACGGGAGTGGGCAAAAGCTATATGGCCTCCGCCATAGGCCACCAGGCCTGCTCGACGGGGCGCAAGGTCATGTACTTCAACACCGCAAAACTCTTTACCATGCTCAAGGCCTCGAAAGCCGACGGTTCGTATCTAAAGCAGGTCAACAAACTTGAAAAACAGGACCTGCTGATACTCGACGACTTCGGCCTAAAGCCCTTGGACAATATCAACAGGCACTCCTTTATGGAAATAATAGAGGACAGGCACGGAAAACGTTCGACGATAATAGCGTCCCAGCTACCCGTAGAGGCATGGCACGAGATCATCGGGGAAAAGACCATCGCCGATGCAATCCTCGACCGCTTGGTGCATACTGCACATAGGATCGACATAAAAGGGGAATCGATGAGAAAAAAACTAAGGAATAATCATTAA
- the istA gene encoding IS21 family transposase: MANKQIDMRKAKRIFKLYGEGVSKRQISKQLGLSRNTVSKYIDFFKRYRLTPYEVSAMTLEEIHRLFRSDQKPKSDQLKTLEKYFPYFDKELRKTGVTKQLLWEEYYARHPDGFKLSQFRYWYREWAKEVSPVMHFTHKAGDKLFIDFTGKKLSVVDKHTGELQELEVFVCVLGSSQYTYVEACASQKLEDFMRCTENALWFYGGVPRALVTDNLKSAVTKSSRYEPKVNDTFADFAEHYETAVLPTRAYRPRDKAIVENAVRIIYTRVFAPLRNSTFHSKADINKAISGLLKTHNDRSFRGREYSRRSMFEEVERQELGPLPLKRYEIRSYAKGTVHKNSHTYLGKDKHYYSVPYRHIGKQVKIIYTDSFVEIYHKHERLAAHTRKRQKYGYTTVAEHMPSHHRFVSEWSSEKFIAWAGHIGDSCKGYIIGILDKKQHPEQSYKSCLGILHLAKKVGDRRLDNACRRASDYGAYSYNMVERILKKGWDALEEDPQENIEVPDHKNIRGGNYYK; the protein is encoded by the coding sequence ATGGCAAACAAACAGATAGATATGCGCAAGGCAAAAAGGATTTTCAAACTGTACGGCGAGGGCGTAAGCAAACGTCAGATCAGCAAGCAACTGGGCCTCTCCCGGAACACGGTCAGCAAGTACATCGACTTCTTCAAGCGTTACCGACTGACCCCTTACGAGGTATCGGCAATGACCCTGGAGGAGATCCACAGGCTCTTCAGATCGGACCAAAAGCCCAAGAGCGATCAGCTCAAGACCTTGGAGAAGTACTTCCCCTATTTTGACAAAGAACTACGCAAGACGGGCGTTACCAAGCAACTGTTATGGGAGGAATACTACGCAAGGCATCCTGACGGGTTCAAGCTCTCACAGTTCAGGTACTGGTACCGGGAATGGGCCAAGGAGGTCTCGCCCGTGATGCACTTCACCCACAAAGCGGGCGATAAGCTCTTCATCGATTTTACGGGCAAAAAACTCAGCGTTGTGGATAAACATACCGGGGAGCTACAAGAACTGGAGGTCTTCGTATGTGTTCTGGGCAGCAGCCAGTATACCTATGTCGAGGCCTGTGCCAGCCAAAAACTTGAAGATTTTATGCGCTGTACCGAGAACGCCCTCTGGTTCTACGGGGGCGTGCCCCGTGCCCTTGTAACGGACAACCTAAAATCGGCCGTTACCAAGAGCAGCCGCTACGAACCCAAGGTAAACGACACCTTCGCCGACTTTGCCGAACATTATGAAACGGCCGTACTGCCCACAAGGGCGTACAGACCGAGGGACAAGGCCATCGTCGAGAATGCCGTCAGGATAATCTATACCCGGGTGTTCGCACCGTTGCGCAACAGCACCTTCCACAGCAAGGCAGATATCAACAAGGCCATATCGGGGCTCCTGAAAACGCACAACGACAGGTCGTTCAGGGGAAGGGAATACTCCCGACGTTCGATGTTCGAAGAGGTGGAACGACAGGAACTGGGACCCCTACCGCTGAAGCGGTACGAGATAAGGTCATATGCCAAGGGCACCGTCCACAAGAACAGTCACACCTACCTTGGCAAGGACAAGCATTATTACAGCGTACCCTACCGGCACATCGGCAAGCAGGTCAAGATCATATATACCGATAGCTTCGTCGAGATATACCATAAACACGAGCGGCTGGCCGCCCATACAAGGAAAAGACAGAAGTACGGGTACACCACCGTGGCGGAGCATATGCCCTCGCACCACAGGTTCGTCAGCGAATGGAGCAGCGAGAAGTTCATCGCCTGGGCGGGCCATATCGGGGATTCCTGCAAGGGGTACATCATAGGGATACTCGACAAGAAACAACATCCCGAACAGTCCTATAAATCGTGCCTTGGCATACTCCATCTGGCCAAGAAAGTGGGGGACCGGCGACTGGACAACGCCTGTAGGCGTGCATCGGACTACGGGGCGTACAGCTACAACATGGTGGAGCGTATCCTGAAAAAGGGATGGGACGCACTGGAGGAGGATCCGCAGGAAAACATCGAAGTACCGGACCACAAGAACATCAGGGGAGGAAACTATTACAAATGA
- a CDS encoding nuclear transport factor 2 family protein, whose translation MKKIIPPFTKETAAEKVQLAENAWNSKNPEQVALAYSIGSQWRNRDKFFTGRKAIVDFLSNKWNKELHYELRKHLWSFTDNRISVRFEYEWQHAETGQWYRTHGNEHWEFDSEGLMKVRDMSANDIKIKESERKFINQ comes from the coding sequence ATGAAAAAAATAATCCCTCCTTTTACAAAGGAAACCGCCGCGGAAAAAGTGCAATTGGCAGAGAATGCCTGGAATAGTAAGAATCCTGAACAAGTGGCTTTGGCTTATTCAATTGGCTCTCAATGGAGGAATAGAGATAAATTCTTTACTGGTAGGAAAGCCATAGTTGACTTCCTATCGAATAAATGGAACAAAGAACTCCATTACGAACTTAGAAAGCACCTTTGGTCTTTTACAGATAACAGAATATCGGTTCGGTTCGAATACGAATGGCAACATGCTGAGACCGGACAATGGTACAGAACCCACGGCAATGAGCACTGGGAATTTGACTCGGAAGGCCTGATGAAGGTTCGGGATATGAGCGCCAATGATATTAAAATCAAAGAATCAGAACGCAAATTTATTAATCAATAA
- a CDS encoding TetR/AcrR family transcriptional regulator, with translation MKKLGVKERIIETASDLFYNQGYNQTGINQIIDEAGVAKASMYQHFRSKEDIAEAYLVARHAMWMGKLEEHVSKSKSPKAKVIGVFDYLSDWLTEVSFRGCGWQNIITDLPADCDKIRSQAVFHKNELRSWIKERLKEDGDLTAKQAKDLGDQVMVLVEGAIILSQIQKDTWPIVTARKACKKILA, from the coding sequence ATGAAAAAGTTAGGCGTAAAAGAACGCATTATCGAAACAGCCTCTGATTTGTTCTATAATCAAGGGTATAACCAAACGGGTATTAACCAGATTATAGACGAGGCGGGCGTTGCCAAAGCAAGCATGTATCAGCATTTTAGGTCTAAGGAAGATATCGCCGAAGCGTATTTAGTCGCACGGCATGCGATGTGGATGGGGAAATTGGAGGAACACGTTTCTAAGTCGAAGAGCCCCAAGGCCAAGGTCATAGGAGTTTTTGATTACTTATCGGACTGGTTGACAGAGGTAAGTTTCCGAGGCTGTGGATGGCAAAATATTATCACCGACCTTCCTGCCGATTGCGATAAAATCAGGAGTCAGGCAGTTTTTCATAAAAATGAATTGAGAAGTTGGATAAAAGAACGACTCAAGGAAGATGGCGACCTCACAGCCAAACAAGCTAAAGATTTAGGGGATCAGGTCATGGTTTTAGTTGAAGGAGCAATAATCCTTTCACAAATTCAAAAGGATACGTGGCCAATTGTAACGGCGAGAAAAGCCTGCAAGAAGATACTGGCTTAA
- a CDS encoding glycoside hydrolase family 16 protein, which yields MGKPIGIWVALLCFLGCTGQQEQLVWVEDFEDAQPRADRWNFELGNGCPNLCGWGNNELQIYTDHNHTIKDGFLTITAKKEDSLYTSTRITTKDKFKFQYGRVEVRAKLPVGAGVWPAFWLLGSNIDEVGWPLCGEIDVVEYVGREPDMVFNSLHTQSSHGNTINTKKTRIDDIEEGSHVYEANWTPEKIEFSVDGNLLYTYAPEVKTQKTWPFDQPFYMIVNLAIGGNFGGPEIDDAIFPQEFLIDYIKVYQVGDKH from the coding sequence TTGGGAAAACCGATCGGCATATGGGTAGCCCTTTTATGTTTTTTGGGCTGTACAGGCCAACAAGAACAATTGGTATGGGTCGAGGATTTTGAGGATGCACAACCCAGGGCAGACCGCTGGAATTTTGAGCTGGGCAATGGATGCCCAAACCTCTGTGGATGGGGCAATAACGAGTTACAGATATACACAGACCACAACCATACCATCAAAGATGGGTTTCTTACGATTACCGCCAAGAAAGAGGACTCCCTTTATACATCAACACGAATAACCACAAAAGATAAATTTAAATTTCAGTACGGTAGGGTAGAGGTGCGTGCAAAACTTCCGGTGGGCGCGGGCGTATGGCCTGCATTTTGGCTATTGGGCTCCAATATCGATGAAGTAGGCTGGCCATTGTGCGGTGAAATCGATGTGGTAGAATATGTGGGGCGAGAGCCCGACATGGTGTTCAACTCGCTGCACACCCAATCAAGTCATGGTAATACCATCAACACCAAGAAGACAAGAATTGACGACATAGAAGAGGGCTCTCATGTCTACGAGGCAAATTGGACCCCCGAAAAAATCGAGTTTTCGGTGGATGGAAATTTACTCTATACCTATGCTCCCGAAGTGAAGACCCAGAAAACCTGGCCATTTGACCAACCCTTCTATATGATTGTAAACTTGGCCATTGGCGGTAATTTTGGTGGCCCAGAAATCGATGATGCCATTTTTCCGCAAGAATTTTTAATAGATTACATAAAAGTGTACCAAGTCGGCGATAAACATTAG
- a CDS encoding ATP-dependent Clp protease adaptor ClpS, translating to MGTREKTSEDILLDEETVKQNEIVLFNDDVNTFDHVINTLVEVCDHTPQQAEQCSLIVHYNGKCTVKTGEYKDLKPRCTKLLQAGLSAEII from the coding sequence ATGGGCACTAGAGAGAAAACATCCGAAGATATATTATTGGATGAAGAAACGGTAAAGCAAAACGAGATTGTACTTTTTAATGATGATGTCAATACCTTTGACCATGTCATCAATACACTAGTAGAGGTGTGCGACCACACCCCGCAGCAGGCCGAACAATGCTCGTTGATCGTGCATTATAACGGCAAGTGTACCGTGAAGACGGGCGAATACAAAGATTTGAAACCACGCTGCACAAAGCTTTTGCAGGCAGGCCTTAGTGCAGAAATCATCTAA
- the prmA gene encoding 50S ribosomal protein L11 methyltransferase yields the protein MANHTYLEFIFNVSPPQPATEILIAELSEIGFESFVETEGGLTAYIKVGDFDQDSFEAIGLFSNDGFEISYSQKKIADQNWNAEWEKNFRPIAIGNQCYVRAPFHEPKNVHYELIIEPKMSFGTGHHETTHMMLEFLLQSDLKGKSVLDMGCGTGVLAILAEKLGANSIDTIDIDAWSYKNTLENVERNRCGRIQVFQGDASLLEGRSYDVILANINRNVLLRDIPVYAACLNGGAVLVMSGFYEEDIPLVAQKCGQQGLRLEKKLQTNNWVAVKYVF from the coding sequence ATGGCCAATCATACCTATTTAGAGTTCATTTTTAATGTGAGTCCGCCACAACCGGCAACCGAAATCTTGATTGCCGAACTTTCTGAAATTGGTTTTGAGAGTTTTGTGGAAACAGAAGGGGGGTTGACGGCTTACATTAAGGTCGGTGATTTCGACCAAGATTCCTTTGAGGCCATTGGCCTCTTTTCGAACGATGGTTTTGAGATTTCATACTCCCAAAAGAAGATTGCCGACCAAAATTGGAATGCTGAATGGGAAAAGAACTTTCGCCCAATAGCCATAGGAAATCAGTGTTATGTGCGCGCCCCTTTTCATGAACCGAAAAATGTGCACTATGAGCTTATCATAGAGCCGAAAATGAGTTTTGGCACAGGCCACCATGAAACCACCCACATGATGTTGGAGTTTTTACTGCAATCTGACCTTAAAGGCAAATCGGTGCTTGACATGGGCTGCGGTACCGGGGTCTTGGCCATATTGGCCGAAAAACTGGGGGCCAACTCGATAGATACCATTGATATTGATGCCTGGAGTTATAAGAATACCCTTGAGAACGTTGAGCGTAACCGCTGTGGGCGAATCCAGGTATTTCAAGGGGATGCATCATTACTGGAAGGGCGCAGCTATGACGTTATTTTGGCGAATATCAACAGAAATGTGCTGCTAAGGGATATTCCCGTGTATGCCGCTTGCCTTAATGGCGGTGCAGTATTGGTAATGAGTGGTTTTTATGAGGAAGATATACCCCTAGTTGCACAAAAATGTGGGCAACAGGGCCTTCGACTTGAAAAAAAGTTGCAAACGAATAATTGGGTTGCCGTAAAATATGTATTTTAG
- the tpiA gene encoding triose-phosphate isomerase yields the protein MRTKIVAGNWKMNKTLKETEALLTELSAKRPDTDAEVIVAPTFVNLDAATRHLESSVIQVAAQNMHHAENGAYTGEISADMLLDIGVDTVILGHSERRALFGETDDFLAKKVDTAMAKNMRAIFCFGEELQDRRAGNHFKVVEAQLKNALFHLGADAWQRIVLAYEPVWAIGTGETASPEQAQEMHAFIRKTINEKYGASVAQNVTILYGGSVKPNNAKEIFSKPDVDGGLIGGASLKADDFVEIIKAI from the coding sequence ATGAGAACCAAAATAGTAGCTGGCAACTGGAAAATGAACAAGACCTTGAAAGAAACAGAGGCTTTGTTGACCGAACTCTCTGCAAAACGTCCCGATACCGATGCAGAGGTCATTGTGGCCCCGACCTTTGTGAACCTCGATGCCGCGACGCGCCATTTAGAGTCTTCTGTGATCCAGGTGGCGGCCCAGAACATGCATCATGCAGAGAACGGTGCCTATACTGGTGAAATCTCGGCAGATATGCTGCTAGACATCGGTGTTGATACCGTAATTCTAGGGCATTCTGAACGCCGTGCCCTGTTTGGGGAAACCGATGATTTTCTTGCAAAGAAAGTAGATACCGCCATGGCCAAGAACATGCGTGCCATTTTTTGTTTCGGAGAAGAATTGCAAGACCGACGAGCCGGCAATCATTTCAAGGTGGTAGAGGCCCAATTGAAGAACGCCCTTTTTCATCTCGGCGCCGATGCTTGGCAACGAATCGTTCTTGCCTACGAACCGGTCTGGGCCATCGGTACGGGCGAAACGGCCAGCCCTGAACAGGCACAAGAAATGCACGCGTTCATAAGAAAGACCATCAATGAAAAATACGGGGCTTCCGTGGCGCAAAATGTTACCATTCTTTACGGTGGCAGCGTAAAACCGAACAACGCAAAAGAAATCTTTTCGAAGCCTGATGTGGATGGCGGACTTATCGGAGGGGCATCCTTGAAGGCAGATGATTTTGTCGAGATTATAAAAGCCATTTAA